A part of Larkinella insperata genomic DNA contains:
- a CDS encoding isoprenyl transferase — protein MKELIDLSNLPRHVAVIMDGNGRWAKKQGAARVFGHRNAIKAVREVTEGCAELGVKYLTLYTFSTENWNRPKLEIDALMHLLVHTIRAEVPTLMENNVRLTTIGSVDTLPGDCRSELTEAMRLTENNTGLNLILALSYSGKWDILEATKKLARQVQEGTLAPDQIDNEVFTRALATEGIDEVDLMIRTGGDHRISNFMLWQLAYAELYIMNDVLWPDFRKPHLWEAILTYQNRERRFGKISEQLVK, from the coding sequence ATGAAAGAACTCATTGACCTGAGCAATCTGCCGCGACATGTGGCCGTTATTATGGACGGAAACGGACGTTGGGCCAAAAAGCAGGGAGCTGCACGGGTGTTCGGCCATCGGAATGCAATCAAAGCCGTCAGGGAGGTGACCGAGGGATGTGCGGAGCTGGGCGTAAAATACCTGACGCTTTACACGTTCTCAACGGAAAACTGGAACCGTCCAAAACTGGAGATCGATGCACTGATGCATCTGCTGGTGCACACCATCCGGGCGGAGGTGCCAACACTGATGGAAAACAACGTTCGGCTGACGACCATCGGCAGCGTTGATACGTTGCCCGGTGACTGCCGTTCGGAGCTGACGGAAGCCATGCGCCTGACCGAAAACAATACCGGCCTGAACCTGATTCTGGCCCTGAGTTACAGCGGTAAATGGGATATTCTGGAGGCCACGAAAAAATTGGCCCGACAAGTGCAGGAAGGAACGCTGGCGCCCGACCAAATCGATAACGAGGTGTTTACCCGTGCACTGGCTACGGAGGGAATTGATGAGGTTGATTTAATGATTCGGACGGGTGGCGATCACCGCATCAGCAACTTTATGCTTTGGCAACTGGCTTATGCAGAACTTTATATTATGAATGACGTGTTGTGGCCCGATTTTCGTAAACCGCATTTGTGGGAAGCAATTCTAACCTATCAGAATCGCGAACGGCGTTTTGGCAAAATCAGTGAACAGCTTGTCAAATAA
- a CDS encoding SusD/RagB family nutrient-binding outer membrane lipoprotein → MKRFFHKILCAAPLFLLLSSCDNGFEEMNVDPNKYSQVVPEYLFTRALLDGVSTNFTGAAYLTIGQSMQHFATYKEVPAAGDKYFNFGYSQGSWSAYAGTAAGQGAVVSIRQVIDAVSTNPADVNKLSAARIWKAYIFHRLTDLYGDIPYFDAGKALSDKNYGPKYDTQQAIYADLLKELEESIAAFDATKGTFGNADLMYGGDVTKWKKFAYSLMLRLGMRLTQVEPALSKTWVEKAIAGGVILEDADRAVIAYVDGSQTASRNFIANGLLSTDYITPGGDNVEGGKFAKTFIDYLKATRDPRLNVFSIVWTTTDNRTYTADTTTALQMGMPNAAYNSLPGNFNSFSEPNPSTLLRYSAPLIVLGNAEMNLLLAEAAVRGWASGTTAATAYANAVKAGMRQWSLFGTGGVISEARMNAYLAANPYKATGSVAEQLEQIGTQKWVSLFLEDEYEIFANWRRTGYPVLTPTNYPGNLTGGKIPTRFVIPDSEETYNRDNFIEARTRQGGTNTLSSVVWWDK, encoded by the coding sequence ATGAAGCGTTTCTTTCATAAAATACTCTGTGCGGCTCCGTTGTTCCTGCTCTTGTCCTCGTGCGACAATGGCTTTGAGGAAATGAACGTTGACCCGAACAAATACTCTCAGGTTGTCCCCGAATACCTGTTTACCCGGGCGCTGCTGGACGGCGTGAGCACCAACTTTACGGGAGCGGCCTACCTGACCATCGGCCAATCCATGCAGCACTTTGCGACCTACAAGGAGGTTCCGGCAGCGGGTGATAAATACTTCAACTTCGGCTATTCGCAGGGTAGCTGGAGTGCCTACGCCGGAACGGCGGCCGGGCAGGGTGCGGTTGTTTCCATCCGCCAGGTGATTGATGCGGTTTCGACCAACCCGGCCGACGTAAATAAGCTGTCAGCCGCCCGCATCTGGAAAGCCTACATTTTCCACCGCCTGACCGACCTGTACGGTGACATCCCTTATTTCGACGCCGGAAAAGCGCTTTCCGACAAAAACTACGGCCCCAAATACGATACGCAGCAGGCCATTTACGCCGATCTGTTGAAAGAACTCGAGGAGTCAATTGCGGCTTTCGATGCCACCAAAGGAACCTTCGGCAACGCCGATCTGATGTACGGTGGCGACGTTACCAAATGGAAGAAGTTTGCTTACTCGCTGATGCTTCGGTTGGGTATGCGGCTAACGCAGGTGGAGCCCGCCCTGTCGAAAACCTGGGTCGAAAAGGCCATCGCGGGCGGTGTCATTCTTGAAGATGCTGATCGCGCCGTCATTGCCTACGTCGATGGTTCGCAGACCGCCAGCCGGAACTTCATCGCCAACGGTTTGCTGAGCACGGACTACATCACGCCCGGTGGCGACAACGTGGAAGGTGGCAAGTTCGCCAAAACGTTTATCGACTACCTGAAAGCGACCAGAGATCCGCGTTTAAATGTGTTCTCCATCGTCTGGACCACCACCGATAACAGAACCTATACCGCTGACACGACCACGGCGTTACAGATGGGGATGCCCAATGCCGCCTACAACAGCCTGCCCGGCAACTTCAACTCGTTTTCGGAACCCAACCCCAGCACCCTGCTGCGGTACAGCGCACCGTTGATCGTTCTGGGCAATGCCGAAATGAACCTGTTGCTGGCCGAAGCCGCCGTTCGTGGCTGGGCCAGCGGAACAACCGCGGCCACGGCCTACGCCAACGCCGTCAAAGCCGGTATGCGCCAATGGTCGCTGTTCGGAACGGGGGGCGTTATTTCCGAAGCCCGAATGAATGCCTATCTGGCGGCTAATCCCTACAAAGCCACGGGCAGTGTAGCGGAGCAACTTGAGCAGATCGGTACCCAGAAATGGGTGTCGCTGTTCCTGGAAGACGAATACGAAATCTTCGCCAACTGGCGCCGGACGGGTTATCCGGTGCTGACGCCAACCAACTATCCGGGTAACCTGACCGGCGGCAAGATCCCGACCCGGTTTGTAATTCCGGATTCGGAAGAAACTTATAACCGCGACAACTTTATCGAAGCCCGCACCCGCCAGGGAGGCACCAACACACTCTCCAGCGTTGTGTGGTGGGATAAATAA
- a CDS encoding SusC/RagA family TonB-linked outer membrane protein — protein sequence MRTFYAENKLDKTIIMFKPRQFYSALRNTARPALYAALLSLLLNLSALAHDLRGPRVLEQKITLRLNNVDVEKALEKLETMTKVKFMYNPQIFSNQKYSFKFQEEALAEVLEKILAPQKVAYEVVQDKIILKRLQAQLPTLPSSLKEAPKRNVTGKVTDETGAGLPGVSVLVKGTQRGTSSDAEGKYTLVIPDNEVEAAVLIFSFVGYTSQEVTVGNQSVVSVQMAPEAKSLNEVVVTALGIAREKKALAYSVSEVKGTEFTQARETNVANALTGKIAGVNATGMATGPGGSSRVIIRGNGSLNGNNQPLYVINGMPMDNSIPGGGTAADGNGMNVDRGDGIGGINPDDIESISVLKGGPAAALYGARASNGVILITTKKGRGQKGIGVEVNSNTTFEDIAVIPNWQYEYGQGVDGRKPTTLTEAKSTGRLSYGARMDGQPYTQVDGQQHPYSPQKDNLKNFYRTGTNYINSIAFTGGNESVNFRLGLNNTQSNSIVPNSSFNRKIANLNLNAFLGKKLSIETVFQYNLEEGTNRPKVGYADMNPHWATYLIANTVDIRTLSPGYDAATGKELEWNPVPAAPNPYFVINKFKNDDTKHRFISQGSVRYDILDNLYIKGSVSQDYYSFQSEYVQPTNNAYQPLGTYDARKVTSSETNGMLTLNYNTNFLNDNLSFSALLGANAQRAIYDQTAIIGSEFTVPYFYSYTNLATSTTTPTYMKSAINSVFGSVDFGYKNVAYLTLSGRQDWFSVLNPKSNSIFYPSIGGSLILSDAFQLPRAISFAKLRASWAQVGGATVNAYQIYQYYSMQQGGHNGRPVQGLSSSQVPNPDLKPLTSTTSEAGIEAKFLNNRLGIDLTFYDRRTTNDIVTTNIAVSSGYTSALLNVGELSNKGIELLLTGTPITKSGFSWDVSYNMAYNRSKIEQLAEGLTGIDVGSGVGGGLVRNVLGRPYGTVWGYRKKTDANGNVVFNTASGYAVRGDLEEIGQGTPPLTMGITNNFRYKNFSLNFLIDGKFGSIVYSNLYQYAYRFGLPQETLPGRETGVTVTGVTPEGNPFTKTWKKEEVDTYYDNDKNYTEMFMFNNDFVKLRQVVLSYNLPVSKLSFLKLQGASISFVARNLAILYKDKKNQYFDPESGYTSTNAQGLEAFGVPRTRSLGVNLMVKF from the coding sequence ATGAGGACCTTTTATGCCGAAAATAAACTCGACAAAACCATCATTATGTTTAAACCCAGACAATTTTATTCTGCTTTACGGAACACGGCGCGCCCTGCTCTGTATGCAGCCCTACTATCTCTACTGCTTAACCTGAGTGCGCTGGCTCATGACCTGCGTGGTCCCCGCGTTCTGGAACAAAAGATCACCTTACGGTTAAACAACGTTGATGTTGAAAAAGCCCTGGAGAAACTTGAAACCATGACGAAAGTCAAATTCATGTACAATCCCCAGATTTTCAGCAACCAGAAATACTCTTTCAAATTTCAGGAAGAAGCCCTGGCGGAAGTACTGGAAAAAATCCTGGCTCCCCAGAAAGTTGCCTACGAAGTGGTACAGGACAAAATCATCCTGAAGCGCTTACAGGCCCAACTGCCAACCCTGCCGAGCAGCCTGAAAGAAGCGCCCAAACGCAATGTGACGGGTAAAGTAACAGACGAAACCGGCGCCGGACTCCCCGGCGTGAGCGTCCTGGTGAAAGGCACCCAGCGCGGAACGTCTTCGGATGCGGAAGGGAAATACACCCTGGTGATCCCGGACAACGAAGTAGAAGCCGCCGTCCTGATTTTCAGCTTCGTGGGTTACACCTCACAGGAGGTTACGGTGGGAAACCAGAGCGTCGTTTCAGTTCAAATGGCGCCCGAAGCCAAGTCGCTGAACGAAGTGGTGGTCACGGCTCTGGGGATTGCCCGGGAGAAAAAAGCCCTGGCGTATTCGGTTTCGGAAGTGAAAGGAACAGAATTTACGCAGGCCCGCGAAACCAACGTCGCCAACGCCCTGACCGGTAAAATTGCCGGGGTGAACGCAACCGGTATGGCGACCGGGCCGGGTGGTTCGAGCCGGGTGATTATCCGGGGAAACGGTTCGTTGAACGGGAACAACCAGCCGCTGTACGTTATCAACGGGATGCCGATGGACAACAGCATTCCGGGGGGTGGTACGGCTGCCGATGGCAACGGGATGAACGTCGACCGCGGTGACGGGATTGGCGGGATTAACCCCGACGACATCGAGTCGATCAGCGTGTTGAAGGGGGGGCCGGCTGCGGCTCTTTACGGAGCGCGGGCCTCCAACGGGGTTATCCTGATTACGACCAAAAAAGGCCGGGGCCAGAAAGGCATCGGGGTCGAAGTGAACAGCAACACGACGTTTGAAGACATCGCCGTCATTCCGAACTGGCAGTATGAGTATGGTCAGGGCGTAGATGGTAGAAAACCGACCACCCTGACGGAAGCCAAGAGTACGGGACGGCTTTCGTACGGCGCCCGCATGGACGGCCAGCCGTATACGCAGGTGGACGGTCAACAGCACCCCTACTCGCCCCAGAAAGATAATCTGAAGAACTTTTACCGGACCGGTACCAACTACATCAACTCTATTGCTTTCACGGGCGGTAACGAATCGGTCAACTTCCGGCTGGGTCTGAACAACACGCAATCGAACAGCATCGTACCGAATTCGTCGTTCAACCGTAAGATTGCCAACCTGAACCTGAATGCATTCCTGGGCAAGAAACTGAGCATCGAAACCGTATTCCAGTACAACCTGGAAGAAGGCACAAACCGTCCGAAAGTGGGGTATGCCGATATGAACCCTCACTGGGCGACGTATCTGATCGCCAACACGGTAGATATCCGGACGCTGTCGCCGGGTTATGACGCTGCCACGGGCAAGGAATTGGAATGGAACCCGGTTCCGGCGGCTCCAAACCCGTATTTTGTGATCAACAAGTTTAAAAACGACGATACCAAACACCGGTTCATCAGCCAGGGAAGCGTCCGGTACGACATTCTGGATAACCTCTACATCAAAGGTAGTGTGAGCCAGGATTACTACAGCTTCCAGTCGGAATATGTGCAGCCGACCAACAACGCCTACCAGCCCCTAGGTACGTACGACGCCCGCAAGGTGACTTCTTCGGAAACCAACGGGATGCTGACGCTGAACTACAACACGAATTTCCTGAACGACAACCTGAGCTTTTCAGCGTTGCTGGGTGCCAACGCACAACGCGCCATCTACGACCAGACCGCCATTATCGGTAGCGAATTTACGGTGCCGTACTTCTACAGCTACACCAACCTGGCGACGTCGACCACCACTCCGACGTACATGAAGAGCGCCATCAACTCGGTGTTTGGTTCGGTTGACTTTGGTTACAAAAACGTAGCGTACCTGACGCTGTCGGGCCGTCAGGATTGGTTTTCGGTGCTGAATCCGAAGAGCAACAGCATTTTCTACCCGTCTATCGGTGGTTCGCTGATTCTGTCGGATGCCTTCCAATTGCCAAGGGCCATTAGTTTCGCCAAATTGCGGGCGTCCTGGGCGCAGGTGGGTGGTGCAACCGTCAACGCTTACCAGATTTACCAGTATTACTCGATGCAGCAGGGTGGTCACAATGGCCGTCCGGTACAGGGCCTTTCTTCTTCGCAGGTACCCAACCCGGATCTGAAACCGTTGACTTCAACCACTTCCGAAGCCGGTATTGAAGCCAAATTCCTGAACAACCGATTGGGCATCGACCTGACGTTCTACGACCGGAGAACCACCAACGACATCGTTACGACCAACATTGCGGTTTCTTCGGGTTATACCTCGGCCCTGCTGAACGTGGGTGAGCTGAGCAACAAAGGAATTGAGCTGCTGCTGACCGGAACACCCATCACAAAAAGCGGTTTTAGCTGGGATGTAAGCTACAACATGGCCTACAACCGGAGCAAAATCGAGCAACTGGCCGAAGGTCTGACCGGTATCGACGTCGGTTCTGGCGTTGGGGGCGGTCTGGTGCGGAACGTACTCGGCCGGCCGTACGGTACGGTTTGGGGCTATCGTAAGAAAACCGACGCCAACGGCAATGTGGTCTTCAACACGGCCAGCGGCTACGCCGTACGCGGTGACCTGGAAGAAATCGGACAGGGTACTCCTCCGCTGACGATGGGGATCACCAACAACTTCCGGTACAAAAACTTCTCGTTGAACTTCCTGATCGACGGCAAATTCGGTAGCATCGTTTACTCGAACCTGTACCAGTACGCCTACCGCTTCGGTCTGCCCCAGGAAACCCTGCCGGGCCGCGAAACGGGCGTCACCGTGACGGGCGTAACGCCGGAAGGCAATCCGTTCACCAAAACCTGGAAGAAAGAAGAAGTTGATACCTACTACGACAACGACAAGAACTACACCGAGATGTTCATGTTCAACAACGACTTCGTGAAACTGCGCCAGGTAGTACTGAGCTACAACCTGCCCGTCAGCAAGCTGTCGTTCCTGAAACTGCAGGGCGCGTCGATTTCCTTCGTCGCTCGTAACCTGGCCATTCTTTACAAGGATAAAAAGAACCAGTACTTCGATCCCGAATCAGGTTACACCAGCACCAACGCCCAGGGTCTGGAAGCATTTGGCGTGCCCAGAACCCGCAGCCTTGGGGTAAACTTGATGGTGAAATTCTAA
- a CDS encoding LytR/AlgR family response regulator transcription factor: MPSQLPLRTLLVDDEPLALNRLRRLLKPYEATFEIVGEAANGLEGLKAVESLEPDLVFLDIEMPGLNGFEMLAKLPYLPIVVFATAYDAYAVRAFEENSIDYLLKPIEPERLEKTVERIRKSQAAPAGANPDLRHVLELLKPKKELHSISVKTGDRILLIPLSNIAYFEAEDKYVFLHTLDGQQFLTNHTITTLEDKLPDTFTRISRSTLLNTRHIREIQRHFNGKFVVVMQDKKATQLLTGSSFTDNLKNLMEI; this comes from the coding sequence ATGCCTAGTCAATTGCCGCTTCGAACCTTGCTGGTGGACGATGAGCCGCTAGCCCTTAACCGGCTTCGCCGATTGCTGAAACCGTATGAAGCCACTTTCGAGATTGTGGGCGAAGCCGCCAACGGACTGGAGGGGCTCAAAGCCGTTGAATCGCTGGAACCCGATCTGGTTTTTCTGGACATCGAGATGCCGGGTCTGAACGGGTTTGAGATGCTGGCGAAACTGCCGTACCTGCCCATCGTGGTTTTTGCCACGGCCTACGATGCCTACGCCGTGCGGGCATTCGAGGAAAACTCTATTGACTACCTGCTCAAACCGATTGAACCCGAGCGGCTGGAGAAAACCGTTGAGCGCATCCGGAAGTCGCAGGCGGCACCGGCGGGGGCCAATCCGGATTTGCGGCACGTCCTGGAGTTGCTGAAGCCCAAAAAAGAACTGCATTCCATCTCCGTTAAAACCGGCGACCGAATCCTGCTGATTCCGCTGAGTAACATCGCTTACTTTGAAGCGGAAGACAAGTATGTTTTTCTGCATACGCTGGACGGACAGCAGTTTCTGACCAATCATACGATTACGACGCTGGAAGACAAACTGCCCGACACCTTCACCCGGATCAGCCGCTCGACGCTCCTCAATACCCGTCACATTCGGGAAATTCAGCGGCACTTCAACGGGAAATTTGTGGTGGTGATGCAGGATAAAAAGGCGACGCAGCTCTTGACCGGCAGCAGTTTTACGGATAATCTGAAAAATTTGATGGAGATCTAA
- a CDS encoding sensor histidine kinase, translating to MNIIRQISQRSSVGILLSVLVCIMGVYGGSAIIYFTNELLLGGVNVAAPALFVVVNNLFNALVAVLVSQLFLRVGERIPPVWLRHVLLTVSIMVLGMTESIFLFRVVGGPSVSPTELPKWVNVFYIIPAPLIGNLLYYFQRQARNVTRKITEQEYQLLHLEQLKARAELEALQAKINPHFLYNALNSIASLVHDDPDRAERMVLLLSKLFRYTTGMKNRYFNTVADELEMVRTYLDVEQVRFGDRLSYRIDLADSALNEVQIPQFLLQPLVENAIKHGISKVAGPGGIVLRIAEENGWLTGRIHDNGPAFPEELVAGYGLQSIQDKLKLLYGNDARLLVENKPLKEVVVQIKIDRLNAAPDVMRTVSGQTKPIAQ from the coding sequence ATGAACATCATTCGTCAGATATCGCAACGAAGCTCCGTTGGTATTCTGCTCTCTGTGCTGGTCTGTATTATGGGTGTTTACGGCGGCAGTGCCATTATTTACTTTACCAATGAATTGCTGCTGGGAGGGGTAAATGTTGCTGCGCCGGCGTTGTTTGTGGTCGTCAATAACCTGTTTAATGCGCTGGTAGCCGTGTTGGTGAGTCAGCTGTTTCTCCGGGTTGGCGAACGGATTCCGCCGGTCTGGTTGCGGCACGTCCTGCTGACGGTCTCCATCATGGTGCTAGGTATGACAGAGAGTATCTTTTTATTTCGGGTGGTTGGCGGTCCGTCGGTGAGTCCTACGGAATTACCCAAGTGGGTTAATGTTTTTTACATTATTCCAGCTCCGCTGATCGGAAATCTGCTCTATTATTTTCAGCGCCAGGCCCGCAACGTAACGCGCAAAATTACCGAGCAGGAATACCAGTTGCTGCACCTGGAGCAGTTGAAGGCCCGGGCTGAGCTGGAAGCCCTACAGGCCAAGATCAACCCGCACTTCCTGTACAACGCCCTGAATTCCATTGCCAGTCTGGTGCACGATGACCCCGACCGGGCCGAACGCATGGTGTTGCTGTTATCGAAACTGTTTCGCTATACGACGGGTATGAAGAACCGGTATTTCAATACCGTTGCGGATGAGCTGGAGATGGTGCGCACCTACCTGGACGTGGAGCAGGTTCGCTTCGGCGACCGGCTGAGCTACCGCATCGATCTGGCCGACTCCGCTTTGAATGAGGTTCAGATTCCGCAGTTTCTCCTGCAGCCGCTGGTGGAGAACGCCATCAAACACGGTATTTCGAAAGTGGCCGGGCCGGGAGGCATTGTTCTCCGGATTGCGGAAGAAAACGGCTGGCTGACCGGGCGGATTCACGACAACGGGCCGGCTTTTCCGGAAGAACTGGTGGCCGGATACGGCCTGCAAAGCATTCAGGATAAGTTGAAACTGTTGTACGGCAACGACGCGCGTCTGCTGGTTGAAAATAAGCCGCTGAAAGAAGTGGTTGTTCAGATCAAGATAGACCGATTGAATGCCGCACCGGACGTTATGAGGACGGTTTCAGGCCAAACCAAACCCATTGCGCAATGA
- a CDS encoding 3-keto-disaccharide hydrolase → MKQKLLVLVLLASVAVGFMAPTKKVRLFNGKDLTGWKVYGTEKWYVDNGELVCESGPDKGYGYLATEKHYKNFDLSVEFKQEANGNSGVFIRSTVEGTKVSGWQVEVAPPNHDTGGIYESYGRGWLIQIPDEKENILKPGEWNKLRIRAEGDRVQTWLNGQQMVDLKDEKIGKGEGGVALQIHDGGGIKVRWKNLELKTL, encoded by the coding sequence ATGAAACAAAAATTGCTGGTATTGGTTCTCCTGGCTTCGGTGGCCGTCGGCTTTATGGCCCCCACGAAAAAAGTCCGTCTGTTCAACGGCAAAGACCTGACAGGCTGGAAAGTTTACGGCACTGAAAAATGGTACGTCGACAACGGAGAGCTGGTTTGCGAAAGTGGCCCGGACAAAGGGTACGGTTATCTGGCAACTGAAAAGCATTACAAAAACTTTGACCTGTCCGTGGAGTTCAAGCAGGAAGCCAACGGCAACAGTGGCGTTTTTATCCGCTCAACGGTAGAAGGAACGAAAGTAAGCGGCTGGCAGGTTGAAGTAGCCCCCCCCAACCACGATACCGGCGGTATTTATGAATCCTACGGCCGGGGCTGGCTGATCCAGATTCCGGACGAAAAAGAGAACATCCTGAAACCCGGCGAGTGGAACAAACTGCGCATCCGGGCCGAAGGTGATCGGGTCCAAACCTGGCTCAACGGTCAGCAAATGGTGGACCTGAAAGACGAGAAAATTGGCAAAGGCGAAGGCGGAGTCGCGCTGCAAATCCACGACGGAGGTGGCATCAAAGTTCGCTGGAAAAACCTGGAGCTGAAAACGCTGTAA
- the bamA gene encoding outer membrane protein assembly factor BamA, with protein MKSTPTTLVSLKHKILLAAVGSLMLLAGLPAQAQIRPGFGGGRITTSPSTETASPINLNYADPKEYEIAGLTVTGNKYLDPNSLLSLTGLKVGDKIRVPGESINSAIKRLMGQGLLEDVEILATKVEGDQISLNVSIKEQPRLYKVTFVGIKKSEQDALKDKVKLNLGRLISNTLIKNTQLSVKKYFVEKGFLNTKVKIISVPTDSTRNQATMRVSIDKGSKVKINNIEIRGRELVEESKIRLKMKGTKQMRFGRLFTPSKFVPKKFEEDKQKVVEYYNKEGYRDATITFDSVYAHDGRTVNIVMNIDEGQKYYVRNVSWEGNYLYTDEQLTQVLGLKKGDLYSKEDIEKRKNGIPGSDLSSAYMDRGYLYFNAEDVIKSVEGDSLDLEFRIFEGKQATINRIILNGNTKTSDHVVLREIRTLPGQKFSKTDIIRTQRELATLGYFDPEKIGINPVPQPDGTVDIEYTVEEKPSDQIELSGGWGGYVGFVGTLGLVFNNFSARNITNMKAWRPLPAGDGQKVALRFQANGRQFQTYSLTFTEPWLGGRKPNALSVSLSRTIYRLSDYSLLYSNPTAYGKNFYGSYGNTMISLGLGKRLRFPDDFFQLSNSLTYQRYELNNYDIFQIGLRDGTSNSITFNTTLARNSIDNPQFPRSGSSISLLATLTPPYSAFSNKTTNTNVDVRDRYKWVEYHKWMFDASWFATVTGKLVLNARAHMGFLGRYNSRTEFSPFERFVLGGSGLAGTGQFALAQDIIGLRGYNDRDVYTGINGISPTQQERARGGLAFSKYIMELRYPVSLNPSATIFVLGFLEAGNNWGNFKNYNPFDLKRSAGFGARIFMPAFGLIGIDYGYGFDRMPGSPTRPGPGGQFHFTIGQQIR; from the coding sequence ATGAAATCAACTCCTACCACGTTGGTATCTCTTAAACATAAAATTTTACTGGCGGCCGTCGGTTCGCTTATGCTGCTGGCTGGGTTGCCCGCGCAGGCACAAATTCGGCCCGGTTTTGGGGGCGGACGGATAACGACGAGCCCATCGACGGAAACGGCATCACCCATCAACCTGAACTATGCCGATCCAAAAGAGTATGAGATCGCCGGCTTGACCGTAACGGGTAATAAGTATCTGGATCCGAACTCGCTGCTGTCGTTGACGGGACTGAAAGTAGGGGATAAAATCCGGGTTCCGGGTGAAAGCATCAACAGCGCCATCAAACGGCTGATGGGGCAGGGCCTGCTGGAAGATGTTGAGATTCTGGCAACGAAAGTAGAAGGGGACCAGATTTCCCTTAACGTTTCCATTAAAGAGCAGCCCCGTCTTTACAAAGTAACGTTTGTTGGTATCAAGAAGTCGGAGCAGGACGCGCTGAAGGATAAAGTGAAGCTAAACCTGGGTCGTCTGATTTCCAACACGCTGATCAAAAACACGCAACTGAGCGTTAAAAAGTATTTCGTTGAGAAAGGCTTTCTGAACACGAAAGTTAAAATCATCTCGGTGCCGACCGACAGTACCCGCAACCAGGCCACCATGCGGGTGTCCATCGACAAGGGCAGCAAGGTGAAAATTAATAATATCGAGATTCGCGGGCGGGAGCTGGTGGAAGAGTCGAAGATTCGCCTGAAGATGAAAGGCACCAAGCAGATGCGCTTTGGCCGTTTGTTTACGCCTTCCAAGTTTGTGCCCAAGAAGTTCGAAGAAGATAAGCAAAAGGTAGTCGAGTATTATAATAAGGAAGGATACCGCGATGCCACCATCACGTTTGACTCGGTGTATGCCCACGATGGACGGACGGTAAACATCGTGATGAACATCGACGAAGGTCAGAAATATTACGTTCGTAACGTCAGCTGGGAGGGAAATTACCTGTATACGGACGAACAGTTGACGCAGGTCCTTGGCCTGAAAAAAGGTGATCTCTACAGTAAGGAAGACATCGAGAAAAGGAAGAACGGTATTCCGGGCAGTGACCTGAGCTCGGCGTACATGGACCGTGGTTACCTGTATTTCAATGCCGAAGACGTTATCAAAAGTGTCGAAGGTGATTCCCTCGACCTCGAATTCCGGATTTTTGAAGGCAAGCAGGCGACCATTAACCGGATCATTCTAAACGGAAATACCAAAACCAGCGACCACGTGGTGTTGCGGGAAATCCGGACCCTGCCTGGCCAGAAGTTCAGCAAAACCGACATCATCCGGACGCAGCGCGAGTTGGCCACGCTGGGTTACTTCGACCCCGAAAAAATCGGGATCAATCCCGTCCCCCAACCAGATGGAACCGTAGATATTGAGTATACCGTAGAAGAAAAACCGAGCGACCAGATCGAATTGTCGGGCGGTTGGGGTGGTTACGTCGGGTTTGTTGGTACGCTAGGTCTGGTTTTTAACAACTTCTCGGCGCGCAACATCACCAACATGAAAGCCTGGCGTCCCTTGCCCGCGGGCGACGGTCAGAAAGTGGCGCTGCGCTTTCAGGCCAACGGGCGGCAGTTCCAGACGTACTCGCTGACTTTTACCGAGCCGTGGTTAGGTGGGCGCAAGCCGAATGCGTTATCTGTTAGCTTATCGCGGACAATCTACCGGCTTTCAGATTACAGTCTGCTTTATTCAAATCCGACTGCTTACGGCAAGAACTTCTACGGTTCTTACGGAAACACCATGATTTCATTAGGATTGGGCAAGCGGTTGCGGTTCCCGGATGACTTCTTCCAATTGAGCAACTCGCTGACCTATCAGCGATATGAGCTGAATAACTACGATATTTTCCAGATTGGTCTGCGGGACGGAACGTCAAACAGTATTACGTTTAATACAACGCTGGCTCGGAACAGCATCGATAACCCGCAGTTCCCACGCTCGGGTTCGTCAATCTCGTTGCTGGCCACGCTGACTCCGCCTTATTCAGCGTTCTCTAACAAGACGACAAATACAAACGTTGATGTGAGAGATCGGTACAAGTGGGTTGAATACCATAAATGGATGTTCGATGCGAGCTGGTTTGCAACGGTTACGGGCAAGCTGGTCCTCAACGCGCGGGCGCACATGGGCTTCCTGGGCCGGTACAATTCCCGGACGGAGTTTAGCCCTTTTGAACGGTTTGTATTGGGTGGTTCGGGTCTGGCGGGAACGGGTCAGTTTGCGCTTGCCCAGGACATCATCGGTTTGCGGGGTTACAACGACCGGGATGTTTACACGGGCATCAACGGTATTTCGCCGACGCAGCAGGAACGAGCTCGGGGTGGTTTAGCGTTTAGTAAGTATATCATGGAGCTGCGTTATCCGGTATCTCTGAACCCGTCGGCGACGATTTTCGTGCTGGGCTTCCTGGAAGCCGGTAACAACTGGGGGAACTTCAAGAACTACAATCCGTTTGATCTGAAACGGTCGGCGGGATTTGGGGCGCGGATCTTTATGCCCGCCTTTGGTTTGATCGGGATTGACTACGGATACGGTTTTGACCGGATGCCGGGTTCCCCGACTCGTCCAGGACCGGGGGGGCAGTTCCACTTTACAATTGGTCAGCAGATCAGATAA